A section of the Alligator mississippiensis isolate rAllMis1 chromosome 8, rAllMis1, whole genome shotgun sequence genome encodes:
- the WDR13 gene encoding WD repeat-containing protein 13 isoform X1 — translation MDSKQPSISKTLTGTEHRRTGSHRAGNPGIPDRTQILPPLQTQWSELDWSSPEHPPAARWGMAAVWQQVLAVDARYNAYRTPGFPQFRTQYIRRRSQLLRENAKAGFEAGPRRRYLRLRAQLLAQRYGPLSEQSSCRAYSNSLVRGSRTTLDRMEDFEEEARALGARGHRRSVSRGSYQLQAQMNRAAHDDRPPGGLVPTAAAEASRAMAGDTTLSENYAFAGVYHIFDQHADQAVPKVAFAHDDRHLLACCSWDGTLSVCRLAPGPPAVLQVLRGHRGPVADFAWALSNDLLVSASLDTTLRIWAPSDGRCVREVPDPDGAPLLCCVFQPLNNNLTVVGNGRQGLHVLNISTGKTARGGSARLGGRVLSLCFDAPGHLLWAGDDHGAICSFLFDVATGKLMKAKRLVLGGGAAVTSISARSWISREARDPSVLVSARGPGARLLLYRVVDTEGGLQLKRSFPVAQGTQPVRSIFCPLMSFRQGACVVTGSEDACVYFFDVERSSRAVVNKLQGHGAPVLGVSFNCDESLLASSDARGQVIVWRREQK, via the exons ATGGACTCCAAGCAACCGAGTATCTCCAAAACACTCACTGGAACGGAGCACAGGCGTACTGGCTCTCACCGcgcagggaacccaggcatcccagaCCGAACCCAGATCCTGCCCCCACTTCAAACACAATGGTCAGAGCTAGACTGGAG ctcaCCTGAGCACCCACCTGCAGCAAGGTGGGGCATGGCAGCcgtgtggcagcaggtgctggctgtGGACGCGAG gtACAACGCCTACCGGACACCAGGGTTCCCCCAGTTCCGCACCCAGTACATCCGGCGCCGGAGCCAACTGCTGCGGGAGAACGCCAAGGCTGGGTTTGAGGCAGGACCACGGCGCCGATACCTCCGGTTGCGTGCCCAGCTCTTGGCCCAACGCTACGGGCCCTTgtcagagcagagcagctgccgGGCCTACAGCAACAGCCTGGTGCGTGGCAGCCGCACCACCCTGGACCGCATGGAG GACTTCGAGGAGGAGGCACGGGCGCTGGGAGCACGGGGGCACCGGCGCTCCGTCAGCCGTGGCTCATACCAGCTGCAGGCCCAGATGAACCGTGCTGCCCATGACGACAG GCCACCAGGGGGGCTGGTGCCGACGGCAGCAGCTGAGGCGAGCCGGGCCATGGCTGGGGACACAACCCTGAGCGAGAACTATGCTTTTGCTGGTGTCTACCACATCTTTGACCAGCATGCCGACCAAGCCG TGCCAAAGGTGGCGTTTGCCCATGATGACCGACACCTTCTGGCCTGCTGCTCATGGGATGGGACACTGTCAGTGTGCCGCCTTGCACCAGGGCCACCAGCTGTGCTGCAGGTGCTACGTGGGCACCGTGGGCCCGTGGCTGATTTTGCCTGGGCCTTGTCCAACGACCTGCTGGTCTCAGCCTCACTGGACACCACCCTGCGCATCTGGGCCCCCAGCGATGGGCGCTGTGTGCGCGAGGTTCCTGATCCTGATGGtgcacccctgctctgctgcGTCTTCCAGCCCCTCAACAACAACCTCACTGTG gtgGGGAACGGGCGCCAGGGACTGCATGTACTGAACATCTCAACAGGGAAAACAGCACGGGGAGGCTCAGCTCGGCTGGGTGGGCGGGTGCTGTCTCTCTGCTTTGATGCACCTGGGCACCTGCTATGGGCTGGCGATGACCACGGTGCCatctgctccttcctctttgaCGTGGCAACTG GAAAGCTGATGAAGGCAAAGCGACTGGTGTTGGGGGGTGGTGCAGCTGTGACCAGCATCTCAGCTCGGTCCTGGATCAGCCGTGAGGCTCGAGACCCCTCGGTGCTGGTCAGCGCCCGTGGCCCTGGCGCTCGCCTGCTGCTCTACCG GGTGGTGGATACtgagggagggctgcagctgaAGCGCAGCTTCCCAGTGGCACAAGGGACGCAGCCTGTGCGCTCTATCTTCTGCCCTCTTATGTCTTTCCGCCAGGGCGCCTGTGTTG TGACAGGCAGCGAGGATGCATGTGTGTACTTCTTCGATGTGGAGCGCTCAAGCCGGGCTGTAGTGAACAAGTTGCAGGGTCAtggtgcccctgtgctgggtgtcaGCTTCAACTGCGATGAGAGCCTGCTGGCTTCCAGTGATGCTCGTGGCCAGGTCATCGTCTGGCGCCGTGAGCAGAAGTAG
- the WDR13 gene encoding WD repeat-containing protein 13 isoform X2: MVRARLEVGGFPPSLPGRMRNARWAELRSRLAPPSKAGSTRRGTEKPSSPEHPPAARWGMAAVWQQVLAVDARYNAYRTPGFPQFRTQYIRRRSQLLRENAKAGFEAGPRRRYLRLRAQLLAQRYGPLSEQSSCRAYSNSLVRGSRTTLDRMEDFEEEARALGARGHRRSVSRGSYQLQAQMNRAAHDDRPPGGLVPTAAAEASRAMAGDTTLSENYAFAGVYHIFDQHADQAVPKVAFAHDDRHLLACCSWDGTLSVCRLAPGPPAVLQVLRGHRGPVADFAWALSNDLLVSASLDTTLRIWAPSDGRCVREVPDPDGAPLLCCVFQPLNNNLTVVGNGRQGLHVLNISTGKTARGGSARLGGRVLSLCFDAPGHLLWAGDDHGAICSFLFDVATGKLMKAKRLVLGGGAAVTSISARSWISREARDPSVLVSARGPGARLLLYRVVDTEGGLQLKRSFPVAQGTQPVRSIFCPLMSFRQGACVVTGSEDACVYFFDVERSSRAVVNKLQGHGAPVLGVSFNCDESLLASSDARGQVIVWRREQK; this comes from the exons ATGGTCAGAGCTAGACTGGAGGTAGGGGGATTCCCACCTTCCCTACCCGGGCGCATGCGCAATGCTAGGTGGGCGGAGCTTCGATCCAGGCTGGCTCCACCCTCTAAAGCCGGCAGCACCAGGAGAGGGACCGAGAAGCCCAG ctcaCCTGAGCACCCACCTGCAGCAAGGTGGGGCATGGCAGCcgtgtggcagcaggtgctggctgtGGACGCGAG gtACAACGCCTACCGGACACCAGGGTTCCCCCAGTTCCGCACCCAGTACATCCGGCGCCGGAGCCAACTGCTGCGGGAGAACGCCAAGGCTGGGTTTGAGGCAGGACCACGGCGCCGATACCTCCGGTTGCGTGCCCAGCTCTTGGCCCAACGCTACGGGCCCTTgtcagagcagagcagctgccgGGCCTACAGCAACAGCCTGGTGCGTGGCAGCCGCACCACCCTGGACCGCATGGAG GACTTCGAGGAGGAGGCACGGGCGCTGGGAGCACGGGGGCACCGGCGCTCCGTCAGCCGTGGCTCATACCAGCTGCAGGCCCAGATGAACCGTGCTGCCCATGACGACAG GCCACCAGGGGGGCTGGTGCCGACGGCAGCAGCTGAGGCGAGCCGGGCCATGGCTGGGGACACAACCCTGAGCGAGAACTATGCTTTTGCTGGTGTCTACCACATCTTTGACCAGCATGCCGACCAAGCCG TGCCAAAGGTGGCGTTTGCCCATGATGACCGACACCTTCTGGCCTGCTGCTCATGGGATGGGACACTGTCAGTGTGCCGCCTTGCACCAGGGCCACCAGCTGTGCTGCAGGTGCTACGTGGGCACCGTGGGCCCGTGGCTGATTTTGCCTGGGCCTTGTCCAACGACCTGCTGGTCTCAGCCTCACTGGACACCACCCTGCGCATCTGGGCCCCCAGCGATGGGCGCTGTGTGCGCGAGGTTCCTGATCCTGATGGtgcacccctgctctgctgcGTCTTCCAGCCCCTCAACAACAACCTCACTGTG gtgGGGAACGGGCGCCAGGGACTGCATGTACTGAACATCTCAACAGGGAAAACAGCACGGGGAGGCTCAGCTCGGCTGGGTGGGCGGGTGCTGTCTCTCTGCTTTGATGCACCTGGGCACCTGCTATGGGCTGGCGATGACCACGGTGCCatctgctccttcctctttgaCGTGGCAACTG GAAAGCTGATGAAGGCAAAGCGACTGGTGTTGGGGGGTGGTGCAGCTGTGACCAGCATCTCAGCTCGGTCCTGGATCAGCCGTGAGGCTCGAGACCCCTCGGTGCTGGTCAGCGCCCGTGGCCCTGGCGCTCGCCTGCTGCTCTACCG GGTGGTGGATACtgagggagggctgcagctgaAGCGCAGCTTCCCAGTGGCACAAGGGACGCAGCCTGTGCGCTCTATCTTCTGCCCTCTTATGTCTTTCCGCCAGGGCGCCTGTGTTG TGACAGGCAGCGAGGATGCATGTGTGTACTTCTTCGATGTGGAGCGCTCAAGCCGGGCTGTAGTGAACAAGTTGCAGGGTCAtggtgcccctgtgctgggtgtcaGCTTCAACTGCGATGAGAGCCTGCTGGCTTCCAGTGATGCTCGTGGCCAGGTCATCGTCTGGCGCCGTGAGCAGAAGTAG
- the SUV39H1 gene encoding histone-lysine N-methyltransferase SUV39H1 isoform X2, with the protein MAENLKGCSVYCKSSWVQLQDLCRLAKVVCPDLGVTRRNLSHFEVEYLCDYKRVREEEFYLVKWRGYPESESTWEPRKNLRCPGVLKQFHQDLEAALQRWSRPGRPRRPPLHGLEPLVAAYLLQKAKQRRALWRWECQLNAKRSHRGRITVENEVDLDGPPRDFIYINEYKKGIRYDLCIFRTDNGRGWGVRTLEKIRKNTFVMEYVGEIITSEEAERRGQIYDRQGATYLFDLDYVEDVYTVDAAYYGNISHFVNHSCDPNLQVYNVFIDNLDERLPRIALFATRPIRAGEELTFDYNMHVDPVDAESTRMDSNLGLAGGLAGSPKKRLRIECKCGAPACRKYLF; encoded by the exons ATGGCGGAAAATTTAAAAG gctgctctgtgtACTGCAAGTCATCATGGGTACAGCTGCAGGACCTGTGCCGCCTGGCCAAGGTGGTATGTCCCGACCTGGGTGTCACTCGTCGCAACCTCAGCCACTTTGAGGTGGAGTACCTGTGTGACTACAAGCGTGTGCGG GAGGAGGAGTTCTACCTGGTGAAGTGGCGAGGTTACCCTGAGTCGGAGAGCACGTGGGAGCCCCGTAAAAACCTGCGCTGCCCCGGCGTCCTCAAGCAGTTTCACCAGGACCTGGAGGCAGCACTACAGCGCTGGTCCCGACCTGGCCGGCCCCGGAGGCCTCCACTCCATGGCCTGGAGCCCCTTGTGGCTGCCTACCTGCTGCAGAAGGCCAAGCAGCGGCGAGCCTTGTGGCGCTGGGAGTGCCAGCTCAATGCCAAGCGCAGCCACCGTGGCCGCATCACTGTGGAGAACGAGGTGGACCTGGATGGTCCCCCCCGGGACTTCATCTACATCAACGAGTACAAG AAAGGCATCCGCTATGACTTGTGCATCTTCCGTACCGACAACGGCCGGGGCTGGGGCGTGCGCACGCTTGAGAAGATCCGCAAAAACACTTTTGTCATGGAGTACGTTGGCGAG atcATCACATCGGAGGAGGCGGAGCGGCGGGGGCAGATCTATGACCGCCAGGGCGCCACGTACCTCTTTGACCTGGACTACGTAGAGGACGTCTACACTGTGGATGCTGCCTACTACGGCAACATATCCCACTTCGTCAACCACAGC TGTGACCCCAACCTGCAGGTGTACAATGTGTTCATTGACAACCTAGATGAGCGCCTGCCACGCATCGCACTCTTTGCCACCCGGCCCATCCGTGCCGGCGAGGAGCTCACTTTTGACTACAACATGCACG TAGACCCAGTGGATGCAGAAAGCACGCGCATGGACTCGAACCTGGGGCTGGCCGGGGGCCTGGCCGGGTCCCCCAAGAAGCGCCTGCGCATCGAATGCAAGTGCGGGGCACCTGCCTGTCGCAAGTACCTCTTCtag
- the SUV39H1 gene encoding histone-lysine N-methyltransferase SUV39H1 isoform X1 translates to MAENLKGCSVYCKSSWVQLQDLCRLAKVVCPDLGVTRRNLSHFEVEYLCDYKRVREEEFYLVKWRGYPESESTWEPRKNLRCPGVLKQFHQDLEAALQRWSRPGRPRRPPLHGLEPLVAAYLLQKAKQRRALWRWECQLNAKRSHRGRITVENEVDLDGPPRDFIYINEYKVGAGITLTQVAVGCECQDCLAQPAGGCCPGASRHRFAYNEQGQVRVRAGLPIYECNARCRCGPDCPNRVVQKGIRYDLCIFRTDNGRGWGVRTLEKIRKNTFVMEYVGEIITSEEAERRGQIYDRQGATYLFDLDYVEDVYTVDAAYYGNISHFVNHSCDPNLQVYNVFIDNLDERLPRIALFATRPIRAGEELTFDYNMHVDPVDAESTRMDSNLGLAGGLAGSPKKRLRIECKCGAPACRKYLF, encoded by the exons ATGGCGGAAAATTTAAAAG gctgctctgtgtACTGCAAGTCATCATGGGTACAGCTGCAGGACCTGTGCCGCCTGGCCAAGGTGGTATGTCCCGACCTGGGTGTCACTCGTCGCAACCTCAGCCACTTTGAGGTGGAGTACCTGTGTGACTACAAGCGTGTGCGG GAGGAGGAGTTCTACCTGGTGAAGTGGCGAGGTTACCCTGAGTCGGAGAGCACGTGGGAGCCCCGTAAAAACCTGCGCTGCCCCGGCGTCCTCAAGCAGTTTCACCAGGACCTGGAGGCAGCACTACAGCGCTGGTCCCGACCTGGCCGGCCCCGGAGGCCTCCACTCCATGGCCTGGAGCCCCTTGTGGCTGCCTACCTGCTGCAGAAGGCCAAGCAGCGGCGAGCCTTGTGGCGCTGGGAGTGCCAGCTCAATGCCAAGCGCAGCCACCGTGGCCGCATCACTGTGGAGAACGAGGTGGACCTGGATGGTCCCCCCCGGGACTTCATCTACATCAACGAGTACAAGGTGGGGGCTGGCATCACCCTCACCCAGGTGGCCGTGGGATGCGAGTGCCAGGACTGCTTGGCCCAGCCGGCTGGCGGCTGCTGCCCTGGTGCTTCACGCCACCGCTTTGCCTACAACGAACAAGGGCAGGTGCGGGTGCGGGCTGGGCTGCCCATCTACGAGTGCAATGCCCGGTGCCGCTGTGGCCCTGACTGCCCCAACCGTGTGGTGCAGAAAGGCATCCGCTATGACTTGTGCATCTTCCGTACCGACAACGGCCGGGGCTGGGGCGTGCGCACGCTTGAGAAGATCCGCAAAAACACTTTTGTCATGGAGTACGTTGGCGAG atcATCACATCGGAGGAGGCGGAGCGGCGGGGGCAGATCTATGACCGCCAGGGCGCCACGTACCTCTTTGACCTGGACTACGTAGAGGACGTCTACACTGTGGATGCTGCCTACTACGGCAACATATCCCACTTCGTCAACCACAGC TGTGACCCCAACCTGCAGGTGTACAATGTGTTCATTGACAACCTAGATGAGCGCCTGCCACGCATCGCACTCTTTGCCACCCGGCCCATCCGTGCCGGCGAGGAGCTCACTTTTGACTACAACATGCACG TAGACCCAGTGGATGCAGAAAGCACGCGCATGGACTCGAACCTGGGGCTGGCCGGGGGCCTGGCCGGGTCCCCCAAGAAGCGCCTGCGCATCGAATGCAAGTGCGGGGCACCTGCCTGTCGCAAGTACCTCTTCtag